A stretch of DNA from Oryza brachyantha chromosome 9, ObraRS2, whole genome shotgun sequence:
CACGGCgtacgcgccgccgcccagcgCCCGCCCCGTCGGGagcaccacctcctccgcggACACCACCGTCACCTCCAGCGCCATCatccccgccgccgttgcGCGAGCCATCATCGATGAGGCCGGCGAGATGCGTCCACCGCGATCCAGCTCAGCTCGTGATCGGTGACACAACAACACGGCGTGTTTATATCGAGCTCGAGATCTCTCAAAAAAAACTCAGCAAGCCTTCTTCTTCATCGTCGGGGTGGCAATAAAATCGGCGTTAATTCGCGATTCGTTTCATGGAAGCTTCGCCATGGTGGTTTGGAAATTGTTGGAGCGCGCATTTCTCGGGTAAAAACGTGCAAGGAAGCAGCACCACGCACGAGTTATTCGGATTCGGTCgtgtaaattataaatataaacaaacacGGGTGAAATTTGGGGGGAATTTGAAGGGAAGATGCGTTGATGCGGCGCACGCGCTGGAGTCGCCGGTTTTCGGCATATCCGATGACCGAGGTCGCTACGACGTTCTTTGCCTGTCTTTTTACGTTACGAAGCGGTGGGTCAACGTTCTACCCGTCTTCACCGGCATGTATTATGTCCCTTTCACCTGTTGGATCATACTCCCTCCCTAACTTAATAAACCAAAACTTTCGGTATCTTGTCCCACGTttaccattcgttttatttaaaaaaatttaaaaaattcttaaaaattagtcacacgtaaagtattattcatgatttattatctaataaaaacaaaaatgttaattgtaaaaaaatttaaattagatgaagagtcaaatattataggtaaaagtgaaagattggtttattttggaacggtgTGGTAGGTTTTAGGGGTTTTACCATCGATCTACGTAGGGTATTAGTGACAGAAATAGTTTACGAAAAAGTTGATGTATATGTATCGATTTAAAAAGGATCACATGATGCGTTCGGTCAACATTCATTAGACGCGGTTTATATTGGACTTAGAGAAACTGAAATAGCTAAACCAATCAAACAGAGGCTTTAAGCTGACGAGGCCCAAGGCCCAAGGCccaacttatattttggatgtgGTGATTTTGTTTGCTCGAAACGATGATATGATTGACGAGTTTAGGATGGTATTGTTTTAAagcatttttctcaaaaagttATCATGAGATAggtctatgtaaaatttatgtaaaatttagtacatcaCAGTATCTAAGATACCAAAAGATATCAAATTCTACATACAAAACAATGATATCTCCTTACCTTCTTGAGAATAGCAAAATTGCTCATTATTTTAACGCCTAAGGAAAAACAACTAAGGTTACCATAAACGTTGTCTTCCATGGTTATTGCCACTGGATTTCAGAACTGAAACTGGTGATGCAGTCTACCATCGAGTATCCAGCTGttgtttgcaaaaatttaTCGATGATGCACAAAACCAAACACCACTAATTAAAAtaccaaagttttttttctcattacAAAGAAACCGCAAATGTGTACACATCATCATACACTGCCCAACTCCGCATGCACACATAACAAGTGCAGAGTGGAGTTTACACCACCACACAACGAAAGTCCCCTTAATCTAACCATACATATTTGGTTAAATACacacaccaaaatttgaatttgtttgtTGATGATATACTGGGTAGTACAAGGATGGTTTTATAAATGGCCTAATGGGCCGTTTCCTACGGTTCTCCACTTCTCCTGTTTACTTTGTGTGAATTTCTTGATGTTTCCTTAAAAGAAtgccaaacaaattattttctctcgTCATTTCAGAACAGGCCATTCTCTATTTCATCACACTTATCTGTGCACAGACCAATAGGCTATCAGCAAAGGGAATTGTTAACTTACAAATTACAATCCATTTTTAGAATATTCAACAACTTTGATTTTTGCTGTGAAAACGTTGACTGCTATCAAcaaaaatgtaaataaataGCAAAAGCATATATTTGGAGATTAtcaacgataaaaaaatttgaatagaaAGGTTTAATTTTAAGCTAATGAAACAGGGGAGGAATCTTATAAGTGCTCAATTTGATACAAGCAGCATGCCAAAATGGTTTCTGTGGACGAGGTTGACGTAAGTTCTCGGCTCCTACGTCTATTGGGGATACACTCAACCATTGCAGATTATTagctaaactaaaaaaattcggTTTGAAGGAACAACGAAATATTTGGTTCTGTcaaaatttattctaacaaGATACTTAAGTAgtaaagaaatatataaataccaAACAAAAATTTCCTTCATATAAGCTATACTAGAGAGCAAGCACAGCTTTGCCGCGCATAAATATGTGAACTATGTTCgatccatatatatagatcCAGTGTATTAAacctgacttttttttctagttcgTATCCTTGCCACGGATGCTCTCATTTGACTATAATTGATTATTTAGAGTAAATGCTAAGACTTTGTATATACCATTAGATATATTAGAGCATCTTGAACAGttcatctatcttatttattattataaaaatagaggataaaaaataaagattgaACTATAGTATAATTGTTTATTAGTGTGATTGTTTGTTACGACTtgtatatctatatattataaatctgTAAAACAATGTCGATGGTACCCTATTACTAAAATGAGAAATTATGAGAAAAAGTAAATGACGCCGTTGAGGGGTTAATGACAAAACCAACGCAATTAATCACGCTCGTGAACCGAGTACGGAGTTCGCGACTCACACGTGGAGGGTGGAAAACCGGAAACCGAACCGTCTCGGCCTCTCTGGACTCATCGGCgactcgtcttcctcctcggcgAGCTAACCGACGACACCAGCTGGCGGATCGGGAAACGGTGGCTGAGCAGCGCCCGGCGCCCAGCGGACCGCGGCGCGGACGACAGCATAGCCCAGCAGGCCAACTGGGCAGGGCGGCAGTGGGCACCAGCCGGCAAGCGCCAGGCAGAGGTGGCAGACGCAGACGCAGACCGACAGTCCGCTTTCTGTGCCGCGCGACATCGCCGCTGGCAGGCACCCgatcgccgcgccgtcgtgtCTGTGCGACGGCGCGAGTCACGACCACGCTCGCCACGCGCCGGCCGGCAGCCCGGCCACCTGATGCCGTCCGGTCGTCATCACTCGTTGGTGATCTACATGCATGCTACCTGCCTACCAGTCCGGCCGTCCAAGATCCGCCACTGGCCGGCCCTGGTAATAGGGTGAAGAATCTCCGGTGACCGGTGGTCCTTGCATGAGCAGGCAGACATCACATTCGTCGCAGCGAATAATCCACTCCATGTTGGCCATCATGTCCCTGCTGCCAGAGATTCCACGGCGGACcatctcgccggcgtcgctaGGAGCTGCCACCAGGCGTAGGGGCACCATGACGCTGGCGAGCATTTCTTCGTTGTCGGCGACAAGCTTCCGAGGAGACGCAGGCCAGCCGCGGCCACGTCTTGCAAAAAATCGAATACAGTGTCCTTGTCATCGCCGGGGGCCCGAACCAGCGAGGCGACGCAGGGGAACAGGTCGCTCCCATGCGGGAGCTGGAGCTGCTCCGGCggaggtcgccggcgaggtgcgcTATGACCCACACGCCGTACGTATATCCCGGGCACCCACGCCCGGGATCAGACAGCTTCACTGGCTTCCGGAGTAGGTACGGCGACTGGATCAGCTGCTCCTTGATGAGCGTGTGTTGTTTCACGAGCTCCGGGTTCGCCAGGAGTGCGTCCAGGATGCTCGCCCCGTGGTTCACAATCCGGTGGATGTGGGAAGGCAGTGAATGAATGATGGATTTTGGCTGCGCCACGTGGCAGTTTCTCTGGCCGAGAACTTGCACGAAATTCATATATAGAGATAAAGAAAACATGAAATTTTTGCATACGCTAAAAactattagaaaataaaaaattattgactTACGTGTGCATCTATGCATCTATTTCTTCTCCTTATCTGTTTCTGTtcgttgaatttttttcaaaccaaCAAGTTCTATAGAAAAGAATTCTCTGTGTTACCATTCCTAACAACTGAATCCTCAAACCTAACCGGACCTAATCAAGCGTCATAGGAACCCACAACAAGTTCTgtgattttcttaaaaaaaaaagttaaacgacATATctacgaaaaaaaataatttataaataacaattttatatacgcGCTTAtaacgatttaaaagaaaatactgaaAACTAAACTTccataagataaaaaaataaaaaaaaaagatatgagAGGTAGGCTAGGTGGCAACGGACAGCTTAGAACAGAACAAGTTTCGTGCTGGGATGTGCTGAGCCACATGGAAGACAAGGCAAACGTGATGTGGGCAAACCCCCCAAAAGAATTCAACCAGTTAACGCAACATCTGTGAAGACCTCGACGTGGGCATATTGTCGTCGACAAAAATTATACCGACTACTAGTGCTACTCATCGAAAAAACGCAGcaagaaaaagaggaagaagaaaacgaGGCCGTGCAAACCATGCTTACCTGACCCACTGCAGCCATTCGACGACGCGTCGCTGTCTGATGCCATGTCGCGTACGAGTGGAAAAAATACGAGTAGCTTGGGAGAAGAAAAATTCGGGAACAAAAAGGGCACCGTCGGCGTCCAGTGCCTTCTAGCGGCGATGACGTCTGGGCCAACTTCgccaagaaaaagaagagaaaaaacaaagacaaaTGCTGAGTAATCGCCTACTGAATTGACCACCTCGGAGCGACGTATAAGAATGGCATAGATGGGTCTCCAAATATTGCTTTTAGCACATAATCATTAAATGAACTAGAGTCGAACGTCACAAACTCACAATGGTGTATATATGAGACCATATCCTCTAACACgtaaaacaaaacatatattaatatatgatgattaattaaatataactaaaataaataaaaaacaactaatatataaatgttattaaaaaatcatcatttaataatttacaaaacgTAAACTCTGAAAATGTGGCTGAAAATGAGGATAAAGATGGCTCCAACGTGTAAACCATGCTCGTCGTTCGACGATCTGGGATCGATGAACGTGTCAAACCGTAGGGATTGACTCAACTTCCACACGCGGCATTGCATAAGatatcttataagcatatattgttttattttaatttgtgtaaatatgtaaaataggAGTATAAGTAATGATTAAGTttcattaataataaaataaactgcaataaataaataaaacatgtaattcttttaaaaagattAAGACCTAAGAGTCAAGCATCAAACTAGAAAAATCATAGTAAAAGAGGATAGCATGAATAAGGAATCTACGAGAACCACCCATAGAAATCATAGCAGGAATTTAACCTTTTAGCACCCAACTAGTTTAATCCTTCTCACAACATCTACCCTCTTTGGATTCTCCAACGTAGTGATTAAACACCAAatcagagaaaaattatatcagAGCCTAAACATTCGGTCTTTTAATCAAGCTTTCCAGGAgacatttttatatacgattttctataaaactattataGATTCAATTGAAACTTAACCTGTTTATAACATTAAACAACCATCACAAACTCATCACGCCATTCAGCAGTTTTAAAGAGGAAAACATGCCAATACAACCATACAACATGCCAGCGCCTTCCGCCCCCAGCATTcctcacttttttttaaatttttttgggcATCAACACCTACCGGTTGAAAGCTCACCAAATCGTGCACCTACAAAACAAGAGTTTGAGATGGGGAGCAGCTTAACACCATCATCCAGCGAAAACTGCACTTGGTTCATTTCCGCAGCCAATACGCTGATAAAACCAGGTGCAACTACCGGCATCCTGATGGTCTTACGCTGTTGATTACAGACAAGCATGAGCTGGGCAAAACAAAAGAGGAAGATCGGATTACAAGGCGATCGAGAGAGGATGAGCTCTGATCTGTGTTGCCCCAcaacaagcaagcaagcaaaccCAAAAGGgcatcattcattcattcatctaAGTACTAagtattattataattattatttcgCCGCTAATTACGTACTAATCGTCATAATTAGTAGTTGCTTAGAATATAGTGTAGGGGGGTGATTAAGAAATAGGTGCTAGAAGCTTCTACAGGTtttggtggggcccactcacCTGGAGCTGGATCCGTCTTGGTCGGACCCGGCCCTGTCACAGGCGGGCCTAACGGAGTGGTACACGGGGGTGGGCCGGTATATGGGCCACGTGTTCTGGTCCGGCGACGCctccttgctgctgctgccgccgccgggatgcggatccgccgcctccggcttCACGTCCGCGCCGTGCTCGGGCcaatcctcgccgccgccgccgccgccgcctgcggcagggccgctgtcgtcgtcggcgtcgtctcGCGCCCGCTTCAGGCCGATGGAGACGCCGAACAGCCGCGCGCTCGCGTCGGGATCGACGTCTATGGCgaggcccgcggcggcggcggtggcggctagACCAGGGCAGGAGGGCATTAGGTCGAGTATCGCGGGGGGGagaggcgggggcggggggacGGCCTCCGACGACTCGCCGGAGCAGTTCACGACGGAGGATATCCCGGCGGAGCCATCCTGATGCTGGGTGGCGGCGTACTTGGacatgaggaggaggatgttGTTGCAGAGCTTCTTCATGTGGCCGAGCTCCCGCGTCAGCCGCGCATTCTCCCGGCGGAGCCGCTCGTTCTCCTCGCCCATATCGCCGGACGCCGagacagcgccgccgcctccgacgCCAGGGGCAGAGCCAGACCCGGACGCCTGCCGGTGCTCCTCCCCTGACCCGGAGTTGGACGAGAGCACCTGCTCCTCCGAGGAGTGCGCCGGCGAGCCCTGCCGCGTCACCGGCAGCGCCATAGGTATCGGCGCCGCGGCGACTGTCACAGCTCCGGACGCCACCGCGGCAGCTGCCGTCGCCatccccggcgacggcggcgccgccgccaccaccttccGGCGGTGTATATCACATAACAGACGCTTCTCCCCTCGCCGGAAGCAGTCGTTGGCGAACTCCCACCGGTCCGGCACGATCTTCCTAAATCCCTACGTCCACAGCAAGCAAATCCAGACACATCACCGACATGGGCAACGCAAACCAAGCCCCAACCCCAACCCCCAAATCCCCAACCAAACGAGGAATCCCGGCGGGGCGGGTCGCGTACATAGGTGTTGAGCTGCCGCACGAAGCTCGAGAAGTTGTTGTGCTTGAAATACTTGGGGAGGAGGTCCCGCGCGAactccgccggccgccacaCCACGAACGTCGACCCGTCCTCGTTCCACGAGATCACGTCGTCCACCGCCGGGTCGTCCACCAGCTGGTACGTCTTCGTCAGGAACGGCGTCGGCAGCGACCTCTGCCCAGCcaacgcctccgccgccgccgtcacaggcggcggaggctctccgccgccggcagcatcCGCCTCGGCCGCCCCCTGCTCCGCCATCCCCCCGGGCCCCCCCGCCCGGCCGGATCTGATCCGGTGCGGCAGACCACCGTAGTAGTAGCTTCCAGACACCGGAAAGGCAGTTTCGCGTGTGAACGAGAAGGTACGGACGGAAGTCTTCTGGAAACTTCGTTTGCGGATTAGGAAATTTATACTCAAACGGGAGGAGGAGAACCAAAGCAAGACAgattattaaaaacaaaacgagaaatttctccaaaaaacaaaaagaaaaatcagaaatCAGGAAAGAAAAGACGCACTGTGCGAATTCGAATGCGACGCACCACTTGTACCGAGAAAAGAAGAATTCGAAAGCCGATCCAAGCTGGCGCGGGGGGGCGCAGGTGGGGCCCAGCCGCTAGCGATATCTCCACGGCGGCGGGCCCATCGCCGTCCGTCGGATCAGAACCCGGCGCGGCATCCAATGGCCAGGGCGACGGGGATGGGTCCGAAGGCGCGAGAAGGTTCGATCCTTTTTCCGCGGCTTCGGCCTTCTGGAAGGTTCTGGTAGAGAGCGGGTTGGGGGTGGATTGGATGGAGAGCCAGGGCGGACGAGACACGTGTCGACCGCAAT
This window harbors:
- the LOC107305018 gene encoding heat stress transcription factor B-2c-like isoform X2; this encodes MAEQGAAEADAAGGGEPPPPVTAAAEALAGQRSLPTPFLTKTYQLVDDPAVDDVISWNEDGSTFVVWRPAEFARDLLPKYFKHNNFSSFVRQLNTYGFRKIVPDRWEFANDCFRRGEKRLLCDIHRRKVVAAAPPSPGMATAAAAVASGAVTVAAAPIPMALPVTRQGSPAHSSEEQVLSSNSGSGEEHRQASGSGSAPGVGGGGAVSASGDMGEENERLRRENARLTRELGHMKKLCNNILLLMSKYAATQHQDGSAGISSVVNCSGESSEAVPPPPPLPPAILDLMPSCPGLAATAAAAGLAIDVDPDASARLFGVSIGLKRARDDADDDSGPAAGGGGGGGEDWPEHGADVKPEAADPHPGGGSSSKEASPDQNTWPIYRPTPVYHSVRPACDRAGSDQDGSSSSWPRRHRR
- the LOC107305018 gene encoding heat stress transcription factor B-2c-like isoform X3, which gives rise to MAEQGAAEADAAGGGEPPPPVTAAAEALAGQRSLPTPFLTKTYQLVDDPAVDDVISWNEDGSTFVVWRPAEFARDLLPKYFKHNNFSSFVRQLNTYGFRKIVPDRWEFANDCFRRGEKRLLCDIHRRKVVAAAPPSPGMATAAAAVASGAVTVAAAPIPMALPVTRQGSPAHSSEEQVLSSNSGSGEEHRQASGSGSAPGVGGGGAVSASGDMGEENERLRRENARLTRELGHMKKLCNNILLLMSKYAATQHQDGSAGISSVVNCSGESSEAVPPPPPLPPAILDLMPSCPGLAATAAAAGLAIDVDPDASARLFGVSIGLKRARDDADDDSGPAAGGGGGGGEDWPEHGADVKPEAADPHPGGGSSSKEASPDQNTWPIYRPTPVYHSVRPACDRAGSDQDGSSSRCTIW
- the LOC107305018 gene encoding heat stress transcription factor B-2c-like isoform X1, with product MAEQGAAEADAAGGGEPPPPVTAAAEALAGQRSLPTPFLTKTYQLVDDPAVDDVISWNEDGSTFVVWRPAEFARDLLPKYFKHNNFSSFVRQLNTYGFRKIVPDRWEFANDCFRRGEKRLLCDIHRRKVVAAAPPSPGMATAAAAVASGAVTVAAAPIPMALPVTRQGSPAHSSEEQVLSSNSGSGEEHRQASGSGSAPGVGGGGAVSASGDMGEENERLRRENARLTRELGHMKKLCNNILLLMSKYAATQHQDGSAGISSVVNCSGESSEAVPPPPPLPPAILDLMPSCPGLAATAAAAGLAIDVDPDASARLFGVSIGLKRARDDADDDSGPAAGGGGGGGEDWPEHGADVKPEAADPHPGGGSSSKEASPDQNTWPIYRPTPVYHSVRPACDRAGSDQDGSSSSSCLSVINSVRPSGCR